A genomic stretch from Paenibacillus thermoaerophilus includes:
- a CDS encoding O-antigen ligase family protein: MRLGKAGSSFVAAKTFAAMSAWLLWAGAIGVASVMVPFGSNVQLILMLLGLCPAVLLAEVQSKLLIPYIVFVWAVVPGVRRVYDWSQNSYDSVSPLSILPLLTTLTLLLPIAYNRFRLPRTLWLPGAMLGAALIYAFAIGYLRNGAMASLFDLANYLVPLLLICYAGARNPSGEERELWIISFVYIAIAASLYGIFQFLFVPPWDAFWMNNVEMFSNGRPFPLEIRVFSTLNAPEPAAMFFSAALCAMLAHKRWRGLLGWLGVAIVMLGLVITLVRAAWLTTLVALVVYYAFGSARVRWKAALGACVLGIALYAAIPHLPGGEQLLNRFRTMGDLRNDYSFNDRLQFVGRMIPVLLDNPQGFGLGSIGVGTKLENDGKIGEYGNFDNGAIAVLLTYGLAGGALFFAALGGLLWRLRIAIRMEAALSSRAKLGIAILLGAVAYLAFFNRFGGLGGFIVWLFVAAGIEEDRKAGGPAG; encoded by the coding sequence ATGCGATTAGGCAAAGCCGGTTCGTCCTTCGTCGCGGCCAAGACCTTTGCGGCCATGTCCGCATGGCTGTTATGGGCTGGGGCGATTGGCGTCGCAAGCGTCATGGTGCCCTTCGGCAGCAATGTGCAGTTGATCCTGATGCTGCTCGGATTGTGTCCCGCCGTTCTGTTGGCGGAAGTGCAGTCCAAGCTGCTTATTCCTTACATCGTCTTCGTCTGGGCCGTCGTCCCCGGCGTGCGCCGCGTCTACGATTGGTCCCAGAACAGCTATGATTCCGTATCGCCGCTCAGCATTCTCCCGTTGTTGACGACGCTGACGCTGCTGCTTCCGATCGCGTACAACCGGTTCAGGCTGCCCCGCACCTTATGGCTGCCGGGCGCGATGCTGGGGGCGGCGCTGATCTACGCCTTCGCCATCGGGTATTTGCGTAACGGCGCGATGGCGTCCCTGTTCGACCTCGCCAACTATCTGGTACCGCTGCTGCTCATCTGCTACGCGGGAGCGCGGAATCCTTCGGGAGAGGAAAGGGAGCTTTGGATAATCTCGTTCGTATACATCGCCATAGCGGCATCTCTGTACGGCATCTTCCAGTTTTTGTTCGTCCCGCCGTGGGACGCGTTCTGGATGAACAACGTGGAGATGTTCTCCAACGGAAGGCCCTTCCCCTTGGAGATCCGCGTATTCTCCACGCTGAACGCGCCGGAACCGGCCGCGATGTTTTTCTCCGCCGCCTTGTGCGCCATGCTGGCGCACAAGCGCTGGAGAGGGCTGCTGGGGTGGTTGGGCGTTGCGATTGTCATGCTGGGACTTGTCATCACGCTGGTTCGCGCCGCGTGGCTCACGACGCTGGTCGCCCTTGTCGTCTATTATGCGTTCGGCTCCGCGCGGGTCAGGTGGAAGGCGGCTTTGGGGGCTTGCGTGCTTGGCATCGCGCTGTATGCGGCGATTCCCCATTTGCCGGGAGGGGAGCAGCTTCTCAACCGTTTCCGGACGATGGGCGATCTGCGGAACGATTATTCGTTCAACGACCGTTTGCAATTTGTCGGCAGGATGATTCCCGTGCTGCTGGATAATCCCCAAGGGTTCGGTCTCGGCAGCATCGGGGTGGGAACCAAGCTGGAGAACGACGGGAAGATCGGCGAATACGGCAATTTCGACAACGGCGCGATCGCCGTTCTGCTCACATACGGCCTGGCCGGCGGAGCGCTGTTTTTTGCGGCTTTGGGGGGCCTGTTGTGGCGGCTGAGAATCGCGATCAGGATGGAAGCGGCTCTGTCGAGCCGGGCGAAGCTCGGTATTGCGATCCTGCTCGGGGCCGTCGCTTATCTCGCCTTCTTCAACCGGTTTGGCGGACTGGGCGGATTTATCGTCTGGCTGTTCGTCGCGGCGGGGATCGAAGAGGACCGGAAGGCAGGGGGGCCGGCCGGATGA
- a CDS encoding CpsD/CapB family tyrosine-protein kinase, with translation MPRDNAAVLVTDLNDGVRSVEDYKVLRTNLEYEFLRKGSKVLLVNSMKPAEGKTATAANLAIVFAQAGRNVLLVDGNLRKPALHDVFRRLNHRGLSDALAGYSDPMEIVQPTEFAGLDLVSGGTATPSPTELLASEKACMALESWKAHYDLILIDSPAAESRTDAMIAAGFSDGVLLVIKHRTVKPEELLSWKHGILRAGANLVGFAYVN, from the coding sequence ATGCCAAGGGATAACGCGGCGGTGCTTGTAACCGACCTTAATGACGGGGTGCGCAGCGTCGAAGACTATAAGGTGCTGCGGACGAATCTGGAATACGAATTTCTGCGGAAAGGCAGCAAGGTTCTGCTCGTGAACAGCATGAAGCCGGCGGAAGGTAAGACGGCTACGGCGGCGAACCTTGCGATCGTGTTCGCCCAAGCCGGCAGGAACGTCCTGTTGGTCGACGGCAATTTGCGCAAGCCGGCCCTGCACGACGTCTTCCGGAGATTGAACCATCGGGGATTGTCCGACGCGCTTGCGGGCTATTCCGATCCGATGGAGATCGTCCAGCCTACGGAATTTGCCGGTCTGGATCTGGTCAGCGGCGGAACGGCCACGCCTTCTCCGACCGAGCTGCTGGCCTCGGAGAAGGCGTGTATGGCGCTGGAAAGCTGGAAAGCCCATTACGATCTGATCTTGATCGATTCGCCGGCCGCCGAGTCGCGGACGGACGCCATGATCGCAGCCGGATTCAGCGACGGAGTGCTTCTGGTGATCAAGCACAGGACGGTGAAGCCGGAGGAACTCTTATCCTGGAAGCACGGAATTCTGAGGGCGGGCGCCAACCTCGTTGGATTCGCTTATGTGAATTAA
- a CDS encoding YveK family protein → MDFHHYVGILRKKMGWIAAFVLIAVTCAGVATDRYVPTKYEASIKLVVRLSEEKKTPEYGNVNANILMMTTYKEFLKSPTVLNRVVLEYPELKLTRTELDNNLRISSNKDSQIINMSFTSPSAERSQKIVEAVAVVFERLVPVHLKTDLLSILPQESLPGQEVKPNSPMKMNLILAFLASSFLSVAAVVFRETLDTTLKTERAVEELLGVGLLASISKPGKRDLKRRLAKQIQRQVGETTYAKG, encoded by the coding sequence ATGGATTTTCACCACTATGTCGGAATTTTGCGGAAAAAGATGGGGTGGATCGCAGCTTTTGTCCTCATTGCGGTCACCTGCGCGGGGGTTGCTACGGATCGTTACGTGCCCACGAAGTATGAAGCGTCGATCAAGCTGGTCGTCAGGCTGTCGGAAGAGAAGAAGACGCCCGAATACGGCAACGTCAACGCGAACATCCTGATGATGACCACGTACAAGGAATTTCTCAAGTCGCCTACCGTGCTGAACCGGGTTGTGCTTGAATATCCCGAGCTGAAGCTGACCCGGACCGAGCTGGACAACAATCTCCGCATCTCCTCCAACAAAGACTCGCAGATCATCAACATGTCCTTCACTTCGCCCTCCGCCGAGCGCAGCCAGAAGATCGTGGAGGCTGTGGCCGTCGTCTTCGAGCGGCTCGTTCCGGTCCATCTCAAAACGGATTTATTGAGCATCCTTCCTCAAGAAAGCTTGCCCGGGCAAGAAGTCAAGCCGAACTCTCCCATGAAGATGAATCTGATTCTGGCGTTTCTCGCTTCCTCCTTCCTGTCGGTGGCTGCTGTCGTCTTCCGCGAAACGCTCGATACGACTCTGAAAACGGAACGCGCCGTTGAGGAGTTGCTCGGAGTGGGGCTGCTCGCCTCGATCTCGAAGCCCGGAAAACGCGACCTGAAGCGGCGACTGGCCAAACAAATCCAAAGACAGGTAGGGGAAACCACTTATGCCAAGGGATAA